In one Mycobacterium heckeshornense genomic region, the following are encoded:
- a CDS encoding CaiB/BaiF CoA transferase family protein produces MNRQHDHPQAPLSGITVVSLEQAVAAPYATRQLADLGARVIKVERPDGGDFARGYDRSVHGESSYFVWLNRGKESLTLDLKHPEGQRILHRLLTSADVLVQNLGPGAAARMGLDAATAAGRHPRLIVCDITGYGGTGPWRDRKAYDLLVQAETGLLSVTGNGDEVARTGVSIADIAAGMFAYSGILTALLVRSTTGHVAPVSVSLFEALAEWMGQPAYYAHYGGTPPPRTGARHATIAPYGPFTVRDGGTVLLAVQNEREWQRLCEQALGLPNLVTDARFATNSDRVANRDLLEETIQAATATMTADELAARLDAAGIAYGRVTDVESLWSHPVLTARNRWRQISTPGGMIGALLPPTMLSETEPVLGNVPALGAHSKAILQELGYSDDVIHALATEGVITLG; encoded by the coding sequence TTGAACCGCCAACACGACCATCCCCAAGCTCCACTGTCCGGTATCACCGTCGTCAGCCTGGAACAGGCCGTCGCCGCACCCTATGCGACGAGGCAGCTGGCCGACCTTGGTGCCCGCGTCATCAAGGTGGAACGCCCCGACGGGGGTGACTTCGCCCGCGGCTACGACCGCAGTGTGCACGGTGAGTCCAGTTACTTCGTCTGGCTGAATCGCGGTAAAGAGTCACTGACGCTCGATTTGAAACACCCGGAGGGCCAACGGATCCTGCACCGATTACTCACGTCGGCAGATGTGCTGGTGCAAAACCTAGGGCCGGGAGCCGCCGCGCGGATGGGCCTGGACGCCGCCACGGCCGCGGGCCGCCACCCGCGGCTGATCGTCTGCGACATCACCGGCTACGGCGGGACAGGACCGTGGCGCGACCGCAAGGCCTACGACCTGCTGGTACAGGCTGAAACCGGCCTCTTGTCGGTGACGGGAAACGGTGATGAGGTCGCCCGCACCGGCGTCTCGATCGCGGATATCGCCGCCGGCATGTTCGCCTACTCCGGCATTCTCACCGCATTGCTCGTGCGTAGCACCACCGGTCACGTCGCACCGGTCTCGGTCTCACTTTTTGAGGCGCTCGCCGAATGGATGGGCCAGCCCGCGTATTACGCCCATTACGGCGGCACGCCGCCGCCGCGCACCGGCGCCCGCCATGCGACGATCGCGCCTTACGGCCCGTTCACCGTGCGCGACGGGGGCACAGTATTACTGGCTGTTCAGAATGAGCGGGAATGGCAGCGGCTGTGTGAGCAGGCACTTGGCCTGCCCAATCTGGTGACGGATGCGCGCTTTGCGACGAACTCCGACCGCGTAGCCAATCGCGACTTGCTCGAGGAAACGATCCAGGCTGCGACCGCAACGATGACCGCCGATGAACTGGCCGCGCGACTCGACGCAGCCGGCATCGCATACGGACGAGTGACCGACGTCGAAAGTCTCTGGTCGCATCCGGTGCTGACCGCACGGAACCGCTGGCGACAGATCAGCACACCGGGCGGCATGATCGGGGCGCTGCTGCCGCCGACAATGCTCAGCGAAACCGAGCCTGTACTCGGCAACGTCCCCGCCCTGGGCGCGCACAGCAAGGCAATCCTGCAAGAACTGGGCTACAGCGATGATGTCATCCATGCGCTCGCCACAGAAGGGGTGATCACGCTCGGATAG
- a CDS encoding nuclear transport factor 2 family protein, whose protein sequence is MADRAEVEREFRHYYMTGPVMEDWVGWANLFTDDAEYFDHYYGTFTGPEEIARYLEGTMGASPMVYTVLKWYVIDGNRVVYECLNRADNPEPGAPPIDFPSFQIVDYAGGGKWSREEDIWVMGEMKAFAQRYRAAEQAFPQTLEDKLSRNDWGAWVEWARPRPGHQVRPSWYAKPGFTPFRGLGDIDFGVRSH, encoded by the coding sequence ATGGCCGATCGCGCCGAAGTGGAGCGAGAATTTCGGCACTACTACATGACCGGACCGGTCATGGAGGACTGGGTCGGTTGGGCGAATCTTTTCACTGACGACGCCGAATACTTCGACCACTACTACGGCACTTTCACCGGGCCCGAGGAGATTGCCCGCTACCTTGAGGGCACGATGGGGGCGTCGCCGATGGTGTACACCGTGTTGAAGTGGTACGTCATCGACGGCAACCGTGTGGTGTACGAGTGCCTCAACCGTGCCGACAATCCCGAACCAGGCGCGCCGCCAATTGATTTCCCGTCATTTCAGATTGTCGACTACGCCGGCGGCGGAAAGTGGAGCCGGGAAGAAGACATCTGGGTGATGGGGGAGATGAAGGCATTCGCGCAACGCTACCGCGCTGCCGAGCAGGCATTTCCGCAGACGCTCGAAGACAAGCTCAGCCGCAATGACTGGGGAGCCTGGGTCGAATGGGCTCGGCCTCGGCCAGGGCACCAGGTCCGGCCGTCGTGGTATGCGAAACCGGGTTTCACGCCGTTTCGCGGTCTCGGCGACATCGATTTCGGTGTGCGTTCACACTGA
- a CDS encoding aldehyde dehydrogenase: protein MTKNALTKMATEQLVEFKLLIGGRRVSAASGATYDSIDPYTGQPWARVPNGDATDVDRAVAAARAALDGQWGRLTATARGKLLWRLGEILAREAESLAELEVRDGGKLMREMVGQMRSLSDYYFYYAGLADKLQGAVVPTDKPNYFVYTRHEPLGVVGAITPWNSPLLLLTWKLAAGLAAGCTFVVKPSDHTPTSTLAFATLFAEAGFPPGVINVVTGWGPETGAALASHPGVDKIAFTGSTATGIEVGKAAIANMTRFTLELGGKSAQVVFDDADLDAAANGVIAGVFAATGQTCLAGSRLLVHERVADALTDKIVARAATIKLGDPKDPTTEMGPVSNASQYEKVLSHFASAREQGATIACGGEPDDKLGGYFVKPTVLTGVSPSMRAVVEEIFGPVLVVMTFTDEDEAVAAANATEFGLAGAVWTKDVHRAHRVAAKLRAGTVWVNAYRVVAPHVPFGGIGFSGIGRENGIEAVKDFTETKAVWVELSGATRDPFTLG, encoded by the coding sequence ATGACCAAGAACGCTCTGACAAAGATGGCAACCGAGCAGCTGGTCGAATTTAAGTTACTGATCGGCGGCCGCCGGGTCAGCGCGGCCAGCGGCGCCACCTACGACAGCATCGACCCCTACACCGGACAACCGTGGGCCCGCGTGCCCAACGGCGACGCAACCGATGTCGACCGCGCGGTGGCAGCAGCGCGAGCGGCCCTCGACGGGCAATGGGGCCGGCTTACCGCCACCGCCCGCGGCAAGCTGCTATGGCGGCTCGGCGAGATCCTCGCCCGAGAGGCCGAAAGCCTCGCCGAACTCGAGGTACGCGACGGCGGCAAGCTGATGCGCGAGATGGTCGGCCAGATGCGTTCTTTGTCCGACTATTACTTCTATTACGCCGGACTCGCCGACAAACTGCAGGGCGCGGTCGTGCCCACCGACAAGCCGAACTACTTCGTGTACACCCGCCACGAACCGCTCGGGGTGGTGGGCGCGATCACCCCCTGGAATTCGCCGCTGCTGCTGTTGACGTGGAAGCTGGCCGCGGGCCTCGCCGCCGGCTGCACGTTCGTCGTCAAGCCCAGCGATCACACCCCCACCTCGACCCTGGCGTTCGCGACGCTGTTCGCCGAAGCGGGTTTTCCGCCCGGCGTGATCAATGTGGTCACCGGGTGGGGCCCGGAGACCGGTGCCGCGCTGGCTTCCCATCCGGGTGTGGACAAGATCGCATTCACCGGATCCACCGCCACCGGCATCGAGGTCGGCAAGGCCGCCATCGCGAACATGACCCGGTTCACCCTCGAACTAGGCGGCAAATCGGCACAGGTTGTCTTCGACGACGCGGACCTGGATGCCGCCGCCAACGGTGTGATTGCCGGCGTGTTCGCCGCCACCGGGCAGACCTGCCTGGCGGGTTCACGGCTGCTGGTACACGAAAGGGTCGCCGACGCGCTGACAGACAAGATCGTTGCCCGCGCCGCGACGATCAAGCTGGGCGACCCTAAGGATCCGACCACCGAGATGGGCCCGGTTTCAAACGCTTCGCAATACGAAAAGGTATTGTCGCACTTCGCATCCGCCCGCGAGCAGGGCGCTACCATTGCCTGCGGCGGCGAACCCGACGACAAGCTCGGCGGATACTTCGTCAAGCCAACGGTGCTGACCGGGGTAAGCCCGTCGATGCGCGCCGTGGTCGAGGAGATTTTCGGCCCGGTGCTCGTAGTGATGACGTTCACCGACGAAGACGAAGCCGTCGCCGCGGCCAACGCCACCGAGTTCGGGCTAGCCGGCGCGGTCTGGACTAAAGACGTTCACCGCGCCCACCGGGTGGCCGCCAAGCTGCGTGCCGGCACGGTGTGGGTCAACGCCTATCGTGTCGTGGCACCACATGTTCCGTTCGGCGGCATAGGTTTCAGCGGGATAGGTCGGGAAAACGGCATCGAGGCCGTCAAGGATTTCACCGAGACCAAGGCGGTGTGGGTGGAGCTGTCCGGGGCAACCCGTGACCCATTCACGTTGGGATGA
- a CDS encoding enoyl-CoA hydratase/isomerase family protein — MTDLTDLQTIEFELADHVATVTLNRPDRLNSFNELMSRELTAVWQRVRDDEDIRVAVLRGNGERAFCTGLDVSEGTWWTHQPIFNQEDPGAVLGPKAHRVWKPVIAALHGMVAGGAMYFVNECDFAICSESATFFDPHVNSGAVSALEPMGMLALGVPYGEVMRWALMGSEERMSAHTALRIGLVTEIVPDNELRSRAAELAAEIAARRPKGVQGTVRAMWEARDLPPIIAARHGLSYTHIGNPGEGRSDSRANKKPPRIR, encoded by the coding sequence ATGACCGACCTGACCGACCTGCAGACCATCGAGTTCGAGCTCGCTGATCACGTGGCGACCGTGACGCTCAATCGGCCCGACCGGTTGAATAGCTTCAACGAATTGATGAGTCGTGAACTTACGGCGGTGTGGCAGCGGGTTCGCGATGACGAAGATATTCGTGTTGCTGTGCTCCGCGGTAACGGTGAGCGCGCGTTCTGCACGGGGCTCGACGTATCCGAGGGCACCTGGTGGACCCACCAACCGATCTTCAACCAGGAAGACCCCGGTGCCGTACTCGGGCCGAAGGCACATCGGGTGTGGAAGCCGGTCATCGCCGCGTTGCACGGCATGGTGGCGGGTGGAGCGATGTATTTTGTCAACGAATGCGACTTCGCGATCTGCTCGGAGTCCGCGACGTTCTTCGACCCGCATGTCAACTCCGGTGCCGTCTCGGCGCTGGAGCCGATGGGCATGCTCGCCCTCGGCGTGCCCTACGGAGAGGTGATGCGATGGGCGCTGATGGGCAGCGAAGAACGCATGTCCGCCCATACTGCGCTGCGCATCGGCCTGGTTACCGAGATCGTTCCGGACAACGAACTACGTTCGCGTGCAGCCGAATTGGCTGCTGAAATCGCCGCCCGGCGCCCCAAAGGCGTCCAAGGGACCGTACGCGCAATGTGGGAGGCGCGCGACCTGCCGCCAATTATCGCGGCACGGCATGGCCTGTCTTACACCCACATCGGTAACCCCGGCGAGGGCCGCAGCGACTCGCGTGCCAACAAAAAACCACCCCGGATCCGATGA
- a CDS encoding class I adenylate-forming enzyme family protein yields MLVGDIASNNARRYPHKRALVEGNRVHTWSQVDDRARRLANFMASRGLMTGDRVLVIARNCIEWPEISFGLAKAGLIAVPVNIRLAADEVAHVRDDSGARAAIVHADQLRKFIGELCEMAVVLGIDGRRELGDNDLVTDYETALGHAWPAPPHIDISPDDLAVILYTSGTTGRPKGVMHTHRGLLYQAADTNLVTEANRSDVMLATTPFFTAGGMVRTVSWLYLGQTMVIHQKFDPQAVIDEIERSSITFTTFIPTMLQRTLAILEDGPQRDMSSLRRISYGSAPVPPGLARRAMDLLGCDLQQRYGLTECGGQATILTPQDHRDIVNGKTSIATSCGQETPMCAIRIIDPEGNTLSAGQVGEIVIVSPANAIGYWNRPEQTAETFRPDGLRTGDLGYLDDENYLHITGRKTDMIISGGFNVYPAEIERVIGHHDGVDMVAVVGVPDPEWGETPVAVVVPKRHVTDRDRLTAELSALCRAELAGYKQPRRFEYRDEFPLGPAGKILKREIANQVIQVVGSVERMSVTSRHSEEAR; encoded by the coding sequence ATGCTCGTCGGAGACATCGCCAGCAACAACGCCCGCCGGTACCCGCATAAGCGAGCACTTGTCGAAGGCAACCGGGTGCATACCTGGTCGCAAGTCGACGACCGGGCCCGGCGATTGGCGAACTTTATGGCCAGCCGAGGACTGATGACCGGCGACCGGGTGCTGGTTATCGCTCGCAATTGCATTGAGTGGCCTGAGATCTCGTTCGGCCTTGCCAAAGCGGGACTCATCGCGGTTCCGGTCAACATACGCCTTGCGGCCGACGAGGTCGCTCATGTTCGTGACGACTCCGGTGCTCGAGCTGCGATAGTCCACGCCGACCAGTTGAGGAAATTCATCGGCGAGCTCTGCGAGATGGCAGTGGTGCTCGGCATCGATGGCCGCCGGGAGCTGGGCGACAACGACTTGGTAACCGACTATGAGACGGCGTTAGGGCATGCATGGCCCGCCCCGCCGCATATCGACATCTCGCCTGATGATCTCGCGGTCATCCTCTATACCAGCGGCACCACCGGCCGGCCCAAGGGAGTGATGCACACCCACCGCGGGTTGCTGTACCAGGCGGCCGACACCAACCTCGTCACCGAGGCCAACCGCTCCGACGTGATGCTGGCAACTACCCCGTTCTTCACCGCCGGCGGCATGGTCCGCACAGTGTCGTGGCTATATCTGGGCCAAACCATGGTTATCCACCAGAAGTTCGACCCACAGGCGGTTATCGACGAGATCGAGCGCAGCAGCATCACTTTCACAACGTTTATTCCCACTATGCTGCAGCGTACGCTGGCCATCCTCGAAGACGGTCCGCAGCGTGACATGTCGAGCCTGCGCCGCATATCTTACGGCTCGGCCCCCGTGCCACCCGGTCTGGCACGCCGGGCAATGGATCTGCTCGGCTGCGACCTGCAGCAACGTTACGGGCTCACCGAGTGCGGCGGCCAGGCCACCATCTTGACCCCCCAGGACCACCGCGACATCGTCAATGGCAAGACGTCGATCGCGACCTCGTGCGGGCAGGAAACGCCGATGTGTGCGATCCGTATCATCGACCCCGAGGGCAATACCCTGTCCGCAGGCCAAGTCGGCGAGATCGTGATCGTCAGCCCCGCCAACGCCATCGGCTACTGGAACCGGCCCGAGCAGACCGCCGAGACGTTTCGGCCGGATGGGCTGCGCACCGGCGACCTCGGCTACCTCGACGACGAAAACTACCTGCACATCACCGGCCGCAAGACCGACATGATCATCTCGGGCGGCTTCAACGTCTATCCCGCCGAGATCGAGCGGGTCATCGGCCACCATGACGGGGTCGATATGGTCGCTGTGGTCGGAGTTCCCGACCCGGAGTGGGGTGAGACTCCGGTCGCCGTAGTCGTCCCCAAACGCCACGTAACCGATCGGGATCGTCTGACTGCCGAATTGTCGGCGCTGTGTCGGGCCGAATTGGCTGGTTACAAGCAGCCGCGGCGCTTCGAATACCGCGATGAATTCCCCCTGGGTCCCGCGGGCAAGATTCTCAAGCGTGAGATAGCTAACCAGGTGATACAGGTAGTCGGCTCGGTTGAGAGGATGTCGGTGACATCCCGACATAGCGAGGAGGCCCGATGA
- a CDS encoding aromatic-ring-hydroxylating dioxygenase subunit beta, with translation MTVDAQPQSPAMRPLPDPDILSFLYLEARLADEGRYSEWESLWADDDTVEYRVPMHTDDDPRTTLAYINDNRRRIKSRVAQLNTGNRHSQNPPSVMRRLLSNSEVVDQTGDTVTVESNFALFEYRIRQRYWAGRVVHTIRRSNDGPKLVRKIVHLIDASGPIDTLAFLI, from the coding sequence ATGACTGTTGACGCGCAGCCCCAAAGCCCGGCCATGCGGCCGCTGCCGGATCCAGACATCCTATCGTTTTTATATCTGGAGGCCCGGTTAGCCGACGAGGGTCGGTACTCGGAGTGGGAGTCGCTGTGGGCCGACGACGACACAGTCGAGTACCGGGTGCCGATGCACACCGACGACGATCCACGTACCACACTGGCCTACATCAACGACAACAGACGGCGCATCAAAAGCCGTGTGGCACAGCTCAACACCGGAAATCGGCATTCCCAGAACCCGCCGTCAGTGATGCGCCGGTTGTTGTCCAACAGTGAGGTCGTCGACCAGACCGGAGACACGGTGACCGTCGAATCGAACTTTGCCCTCTTCGAATACCGGATACGGCAACGGTATTGGGCCGGCCGTGTGGTCCACACCATCCGTAGATCAAACGACGGGCCGAAGCTGGTCCGCAAAATCGTCCACCTCATCGACGCAAGCGGTCCCATCGATACGCTCGCGTTTCTGATCTGA
- a CDS encoding aromatic ring-hydroxylating oxygenase subunit alpha translates to MTTLDTADAVDDFDVTAVVQTDRVHGSVYTSPEIFAREMDTIFKAGWVYVAHESEISEPGDYLTRMIGRDPVVVVRGKDGVVRVLLNRCTHRANKLCNAEKGSANSFRCPYHGWTFSNTGELQGVPMREAYGDMFKQMRSELGLAQAPRVDSYGGFIFASLAPQGISLSEHLGRATTAIDRLLNLSPSHSIDLRGNWMKHLHHANWKMVVENNVDGYHALFTHASVYDAIRPAKVSHVPSKVDVVVRDMGNGHSEIDYSNEYRKLDEEFVWYGRIPRDKLAEYVEALERAYGPAQAHDALVVGPPHTLIWPNLFLAEMNVMFVEPQAVDRTIAYTTAVQMPGQDKLNERTLRRSEGAMGPAGFLIADDGEIGMRNQAGLAAELPEWLVLSRGMDSDIRDETGIVNSDKSAETPQRGFYAQWAAVVGGKV, encoded by the coding sequence ATGACGACCCTGGACACTGCCGACGCGGTCGACGACTTCGACGTCACCGCGGTCGTGCAGACCGATCGTGTGCACGGATCGGTGTACACCTCGCCGGAGATTTTCGCCCGCGAGATGGACACGATCTTCAAGGCGGGCTGGGTCTACGTGGCCCACGAGAGCGAGATCAGCGAGCCTGGCGACTACCTGACCCGCATGATCGGCCGCGACCCGGTCGTGGTGGTCCGAGGTAAGGACGGCGTGGTACGGGTGCTACTCAACCGGTGCACCCATCGCGCCAACAAGCTGTGCAACGCCGAGAAAGGCAGCGCCAACTCGTTCCGCTGCCCGTACCATGGCTGGACTTTCAGCAACACCGGAGAGCTGCAGGGTGTTCCAATGCGGGAAGCCTATGGCGACATGTTCAAACAGATGCGCTCAGAACTCGGGCTGGCCCAGGCACCCCGCGTCGACAGTTACGGTGGCTTCATTTTCGCGTCCCTTGCACCACAGGGTATTTCGCTGTCTGAACATCTTGGTAGGGCAACCACGGCCATCGACCGCCTGCTGAACCTGTCCCCCTCCCACTCGATCGACCTGCGGGGAAACTGGATGAAGCACCTCCACCACGCGAACTGGAAGATGGTGGTGGAAAACAACGTCGACGGCTATCACGCGCTCTTCACGCACGCCTCGGTCTATGATGCGATCCGGCCGGCGAAGGTCTCCCATGTGCCCAGCAAGGTCGACGTCGTAGTCCGCGACATGGGCAACGGGCATTCCGAGATCGACTACAGCAACGAATACCGCAAACTCGACGAGGAATTCGTATGGTACGGGCGGATTCCGCGCGACAAGCTGGCCGAGTACGTGGAGGCGCTGGAACGCGCCTACGGTCCCGCGCAGGCGCACGACGCGCTAGTCGTCGGCCCGCCGCATACGCTGATCTGGCCCAACCTGTTCCTGGCGGAGATGAACGTCATGTTCGTCGAACCTCAGGCAGTGGACCGCACTATCGCCTATACCACCGCAGTGCAAATGCCCGGGCAGGACAAACTCAACGAGCGCACGCTTCGGCGTTCCGAAGGCGCGATGGGGCCCGCGGGGTTCCTCATCGCCGACGACGGCGAGATCGGCATGCGCAACCAAGCCGGACTGGCCGCCGAACTACCGGAGTGGCTGGTGCTCTCGCGGGGCATGGACAGCGACATCCGAGACGAGACCGGGATCGTCAACTCAGACAAGAGCGCCGAGACGCCGCAACGCGGTTTCTATGCCCAATGGGCCGCGGTCGTCGGCGGGAAAGTGTGA
- a CDS encoding Zn-ribbon domain-containing OB-fold protein — protein MTTVADATMDWLLETALAPDADDEVIRPLYEAAARCELMLPCCAECDLPLELDQQVCDRCGCQQRHWVPVEPIGVVHSSTLMHRREAGLVRAEHPYPIVDVELTSGHRIVMTTAAPCHSAPPIGAAVRIGYRRLGHVAIPAIDTWEDNT, from the coding sequence ATGACCACGGTGGCAGACGCGACGATGGACTGGCTGCTCGAGACGGCGCTAGCCCCCGATGCCGACGACGAGGTGATCCGTCCGTTGTACGAGGCCGCAGCGCGTTGCGAACTCATGCTGCCGTGCTGCGCCGAATGCGACCTGCCACTGGAGCTTGATCAGCAGGTCTGTGACCGCTGCGGCTGCCAGCAGCGACACTGGGTACCGGTGGAACCGATCGGGGTCGTCCATTCGTCGACGCTCATGCACCGCCGGGAAGCCGGCCTCGTCCGCGCCGAGCACCCCTATCCGATCGTCGACGTCGAACTCACCAGCGGACACCGCATCGTGATGACCACTGCGGCACCCTGCCACAGCGCGCCACCCATCGGCGCCGCGGTGCGCATCGGCTACCGCCGCCTCGGCCATGTGGCGATTCCCGCCATCGACACCTGGGAGGACAACACATGA
- a CDS encoding thiolase family protein, whose product MTAMSLRAGPTPVQLACQAAAAALADAGIGPGDVDGLLVGSSQGVRPDRLGVAFAAQGGFADLRLLEHVEIKGATTIAMIQRATHAIAAAEASTVVCVFADAPVVAGKGAGSTYAHSGGNTGVRGLERASGLLGSVPTYALLAQRWLHITGSSTDDLCAVATQARTWAMGNPDAVNREPLDADGYAASPMVAEPLRRVDCARPVNGAVAVVLTGRPSTATVRLRIRGTGRHHPVRRRRSGAESWFGGGVRAVDDALTHAGLTRTDLDIAELYDPFSIVTLVLLDEYRLTGDTPAGAFVRAGQIGPGGLLPTNTGGGQLSGFYLQGMTPLAEAITQLRGAGGERQVPGATTALVAGIGGRLDHHAALILERAA is encoded by the coding sequence ATGACAGCCATGTCACTGCGGGCGGGCCCCACCCCGGTGCAGCTGGCCTGTCAGGCTGCTGCCGCAGCCCTCGCCGACGCCGGCATCGGCCCCGGCGACGTCGACGGCTTGCTGGTCGGGTCGTCCCAGGGAGTGCGCCCGGACCGGCTCGGCGTCGCCTTCGCCGCCCAGGGCGGCTTCGCCGACCTGCGGCTGCTCGAGCACGTCGAAATCAAGGGCGCTACCACGATCGCGATGATCCAGCGTGCAACGCACGCGATTGCCGCCGCTGAGGCGTCGACGGTGGTGTGCGTGTTCGCTGACGCCCCAGTGGTGGCGGGTAAGGGCGCGGGCTCGACATACGCGCACAGCGGCGGCAACACCGGAGTACGCGGGCTAGAACGCGCCTCTGGCCTGCTCGGCTCGGTACCCACCTACGCGCTACTGGCGCAGCGCTGGTTGCACATCACCGGTTCTAGCACCGACGACCTGTGCGCGGTGGCCACCCAAGCGCGGACCTGGGCGATGGGCAATCCCGACGCGGTCAACCGTGAACCCCTCGACGCCGACGGTTACGCCGCCAGCCCAATGGTCGCCGAGCCGCTGCGTCGGGTGGACTGCGCGCGCCCGGTCAACGGCGCCGTCGCGGTGGTGCTGACCGGGCGGCCGTCGACCGCTACCGTGCGGCTCCGGATCCGCGGCACCGGTCGCCACCATCCGGTGCGGCGCCGCCGGTCAGGTGCCGAATCGTGGTTCGGTGGCGGAGTCCGCGCTGTCGACGATGCGCTCACCCATGCCGGCCTCACGCGCACTGACCTCGACATCGCCGAACTGTATGACCCGTTCTCGATCGTCACGCTGGTTCTGCTCGACGAATACCGGCTGACCGGCGATACACCGGCGGGTGCGTTCGTCCGCGCCGGCCAGATCGGTCCGGGCGGACTGCTGCCCACCAATACCGGCGGGGGACAGCTATCAGGCTTCTACCTCCAGGGCATGACACCGCTGGCCGAGGCCATCACGCAACTCCGCGGCGCCGGCGGCGAGCGCCAGGTGCCCGGCGCGACCACCGCGCTGGTGGCCGGCATCGGCGGGCGACTGGACCACCATGCGGCGCTCATCTTGGAACGGGCGGCATGA
- a CDS encoding alpha/beta fold hydrolase, with protein MGQRSAPPRSAGGAAVDTENYRSIWMYLKEVAFTQGFTDIEVHGAVVPTRYAEAGLRDKPHLVLLHGTGGHWETFAPNLGTLSEHFHCVAIDMVGNGFSGKPDYDYEIAVYREHVLKVMDYFGMDKAHFIGMSLGAWVSAAIAVSHPDRVSRMILMSPAGKEAVASNMARIRAERTKAVNEPTWESLYAVFEHLIADEANRLPDLIGLRRAIYERADTRETIDHLLILQDAAARERNLIPEEQWRSITAPVMVVASGRDLGVYQDTATAIAELIPGAEIFDMPGVRHWPHFEDPESFNPAAVAFLAK; from the coding sequence ATGGGGCAACGGTCAGCACCACCGCGGTCAGCGGGCGGCGCGGCGGTCGACACCGAGAACTACCGAAGCATCTGGATGTACCTGAAGGAGGTGGCGTTCACCCAGGGGTTCACCGACATCGAGGTCCATGGCGCTGTGGTGCCGACCCGCTACGCCGAGGCCGGCTTGCGTGATAAACCGCACCTGGTGTTGCTGCACGGCACGGGCGGGCACTGGGAGACGTTTGCGCCCAACCTGGGCACGCTATCCGAGCACTTCCACTGCGTGGCCATCGACATGGTGGGCAACGGGTTTTCAGGCAAGCCCGACTACGACTACGAGATCGCCGTCTACCGCGAGCACGTACTGAAGGTGATGGACTACTTCGGCATGGACAAGGCCCACTTCATCGGGATGTCACTGGGCGCCTGGGTCTCCGCGGCGATTGCGGTGTCGCATCCCGACCGGGTGAGCAGGATGATCCTGATGTCACCCGCGGGCAAGGAGGCGGTTGCATCGAACATGGCACGGATTCGCGCTGAGCGCACCAAGGCCGTCAACGAGCCCACCTGGGAGTCGCTGTACGCGGTCTTCGAGCACCTGATCGCCGACGAAGCCAACCGGCTGCCCGACCTTATCGGGCTGCGTCGGGCGATTTATGAACGCGCCGATACCCGCGAGACCATCGACCATCTGCTGATCCTGCAAGATGCCGCCGCCCGCGAGCGCAACTTGATTCCGGAGGAGCAGTGGAGGTCGATCACGGCGCCGGTGATGGTCGTGGCGTCGGGCCGCGACCTCGGTGTCTACCAAGACACCGCGACCGCGATCGCAGAGCTGATCCCCGGCGCCGAGATTTTCGACATGCCCGGGGTGCGCCATTGGCCGCATTTCGAAGATCCCGAATCGTTCAATCCGGCCGCGGTCGCTTTCCTCGCCAAGTGA